The proteins below are encoded in one region of Triticum aestivum cultivar Chinese Spring chromosome 1B, IWGSC CS RefSeq v2.1, whole genome shotgun sequence:
- the LOC123127385 gene encoding very-long-chain aldehyde decarbonylase GL1-10, producing the protein MLPWATAAEAEAALGRAMTAAEALWFRCTAETSDYYLYCLNILFLLVVFTLAPLPVALLELRAPRAVGPYKLQPRVRLSRAEFLKCYGDVMRIFFLVIGPLQLVSYPAVKMVGIHTGLPLPSLGEMAAQLLVYFLVEDYLNYWIHRLLHGEWGYEKIHRIHHEYTAPIGFAAPYAHWAEVLILGIPSFAGPAIAPGHMITFWLWIILRQMEAIDTHSGFDFPFSLTKYIPFYGGAEYHDYHHYVGGQSQSNFASVFTYCDYLYGTDRGYRFHKAYLAKLKDLAPSDGEKGADGFAYAKLD; encoded by the exons ATGCTCccgtgggcgacggcggcggaggccgAGGCGGCGCTGGGCCGCGCCATGACGGCCGCGGAGGCGCTGTGGTTCCGGTGCACCGCGGAGACGTCCGACTACTACCTCTATTGCCtcaacatcctcttcctcctcgtcgtcttcacgCTCGCGCCGCTCCCCGTCGCGCTCCTCGAGCTCCGCGCGCCGCGGGCCGTCGGGCCGTACAAGCTGCAGCCCCGGGTGCGCCTCTCGCGTGCCGAGTTCCTCAAGTGCTACGGGGACGTCATGCGcatcttcttcctcgtcatcgGCCCGCTACAGCTCGTCTCCTACCCCGCCGTCAAG ATGGTGGGAATCCACACCGGACTGCCATTGCCGTCTCTGGGGGAGATGGCCGCACAGCTGCTGGTCTACTTCCTGGTTGAGGACTACCTCAACTACTGGATCCATCGGCTGCTGCACGGTGAGTGGGGCTATGAGAAGATCCACCGGATCCACCATGAGTACACCGCGCCCATTGGCTTTGCCGCGCCATACGCACACTGGGCAGAGGTTCTCATACTCGGCATCCCCTCCTTCGCTGGGCCAGCCATTGCACCAGGCCACATGATAACATTCTGGCTCTGGATTATACTTCGTCAGATGGAAGCCATTGATACACACAGCGG TTTTGATTTCCCATTCAGCCTGACAAAGTATATTCCATTCTATGGAGGAGCAGAATACCATGATTATCATCACTACGTTGGAGGCCAAAGCCAGAGCAATTTTGCTTCCGTTTTCACGTACTGTGATTACCTATATGGGACCGACAGA GGTTACAGATTCCACAAAGCTTACTTAGCAAAG TTGAAGGATCTGGCGCCAAGCGACGGCGAGAAAGGTGCCGACGGATTCGCTTACGCGAAGTTGGATTAG
- the LOC123127391 gene encoding cellular nucleic acid-binding protein has product MSSRSPPPRDRRMRTERTLYRDAPYRRDRDGRRGPNRSASDLCNNCKRPGHFARDCPNVSVCHACGLPGHIAAECSSKDLCWNCKEPGHMANACPNEGICRNCGKSGHIAKDCTAPPMLPGEVKLCNNCYKPGHIAVECTNEKACNNCRKSGHLARNCTNEPVCNLCHVAGHLARQCPKSDEINERGGPPPFRGGDALFRGGDALFRGGDAPFRGGDAPFRGGGGALFRGGYSDVVCRACNQVGHMSRDCMGGAFMICNNCGGRGHMAYECPSGRLLDRFPPRRY; this is encoded by the exons ATGAGCAGCCGAAGCCCGCCGCCGAGGGACCGGAGGATGCGTACTGAACGCACCTTGTACCGTGACGCGCCATACCGGAGAGACAGGGACGGCCGCCGTGGTCCAAACAG GTCTGCTAGTGATTTGTGCAACAACTGTAAGCGTCCAGGGCATTTTGCTAGAGATTGTCCAAATGTGTCTGTCTGCCATGCCTGTGGCCTTCCAGG GCACATTGCAGCTGAGTGTTCTTCCAAAGATCTCTGCTGGAACTGCAAAGAGCCTGGACACATGGCTAATGCCTGCCCGAACGAAGGGATATGCCGCAACTGTGGCAAATCAGGCCACATTGCAAAAGACTGCACTGCTCCGCCAATGCTGCCTGGAGAAGTGAAGCTCTGCAACAACTGCTACAAACCAGGGCACATTGCCGTGGAGTGCACCAACGAGAAGGCCTGCAACAACTGTAGGAAGAGTGGCCATCTTGCCCGTAACTGCACCAATGAGCCTGTTTGCAACCTCTGCCATGTTGCAGGGCATTTGGCCCGTCAATGCCCCAAATCTGACGAGATCAACGAGAGGGGTGGGCCTCCTCCCTTCCGTGGCGGCGATGCTCTGTTCCGTGGCGGTGATGCTCTGTTCCGCGGTGGTGATGCTCCCTTCCGTGGTGGCGATGCTCCCTTCCGCGGTGGCGGTGGTGCTCTCTTCCGTGGTGGCTACAGTGACGTGGTCTGCCGGGCCTGCAACCAGGTTGGCCATATGAGCCGTGACTGCATGGGTGGCGCCTTCATGATCTGCAACAACTGCGGTGGCCGTGGTCACATGGCTTACGAATGTCCATCTGGGAGGCTCctggaccggttccctccacgccGATACTGA
- the LOC123127393 gene encoding uncharacterized protein (The sequence of the model RefSeq protein was modified relative to this genomic sequence to represent the inferred CDS: added 42 bases not found in genome assembly) codes for MSLAGCGSGGGAAATWTPPYCTIVAADTSDFSYLSCPACGRRTLPGHPEGAPCGACGGPAPARAYRLLLSVATHDRVFPVVLFDRAARALLGCSADELARLFAAHRGAARAAADALQGEMCRLALREPTKDGAEHLRAVSVVPLRDGFRPVVDTLRTLYSRAGG; via the coding sequence acgtggacGCCACCGTACTGCACCATCGTGGCGGCCGACACGTCCGACTTCTCCTACCTCTCCTGCCCGGCCTGCGGCCGCCGCACGCTCCCGGGCCACCCCGAGGGCGCACCCTGCGGGGCCTGCGGCGGCCCCGCCCCGGCGCGCGCCTACCGGCTGCTCCTCTCCGTGGCCACCCACGACCGCGTCTTCCCCGTCGTCCTCTTCGACCGCGCCGCGCGCGCCCTGCTCGGCTGCTCCGCCGACGAGCTCGCGCGCCTCTTCGCCGCGCACCGGggcgccgcgcgcgccgccgcggACGCCCTGCAGGGGGAGATGTGCCGCCTGGCGCTGCGCGAGCCCACCAAGGACGGCGCCGAGCACCTCCGCGCCGTCTCTGTCGTGCCGCTCCGCGACGGGTTCCGCCCGGTCGTCGACACCCTCAGGACGCTCTACTCGCGCGCCGGCGGCTGA
- the LOC123127379 gene encoding E3 ubiquitin-protein ligase RFWD3 isoform X2, which produces MPASGTRSRGRPPQPVEEGARDAEAPVEEAGELGADGDAAVSALPAHPVSSSSSGEDDGEEAGDGDDEDAEGPLLPSCPVCMNAWTADGEHRVSCIPCGHVYGRSCLEKWLAQCGKKSATCPQCGKMFRQKNIINLYAPEIVVPNNDLEKQQKLIEEVKEYKRQILYQQRLINESSSKRQKMAEQSSNGAMIAESLPSLRAHGGSSDLCKFVLQNEFVLDGARVMGIDASSQIIVASGRAPGVSAEHVLTKICMFSRQETKVRLPPNTKAVRDICITPGGLAIFASLGRKLSLLSMTTNNVVLQYDLPAPGWSCSGDQTGPNHVYAGLQNGMLLVFDTRQTKGPLHSLSGLSTNPVHTIHSVVDDSGSTKIISASSIGPCIWDVDGSENRPNLLTGMENQGVCISLACAAPSSDLIVASFRPRVEFSGDGSASQMGISQSPTLSSSGKLGCHALLRRKSSTSFVKEQICNGNVSELRMSKSAILPCSGTDQRLFAYGDESLRGVRTWRLPSFQPLADLRPHRQPILDLRFAESSTGEKYLGCLSEEKLQVFRIRS; this is translated from the exons ATGCCGGCGTCCGGGACGCGCTCCCGGGGCCGGCCGCCgcagccggtggaggagggggcgcgcgacgcagaagcgccggtggaggaggcgggcgAGCTCGGCGCCGACGGCGATGCGGCGGTTAGTGCGTTACCGGCTCACCCGGTGAGCTCTTCCAGCTCGGGTGAGGACGATGGGGAGGAGGCGGGGGATGGGGATGATGAGGACGCGGAGGGGCCGCTCCTCCCCAGCTGCCCCGTGTGTATGAACGCGTGGACCGCCGATGGCGAGCATCGCGTAAG TTGCATTCCTTGTGGACATGTCTACGGCAGATCTTGCTTAGAAAAATGGTTAGCACAGTGTGGGAAGAAAAGTGCCACG TGTCCTCAGTGCGGCAAGATGTTTAGACAAAAGAACATTATCAACCTCTATGCACCAGAGATTGTTGTTCCAAATAATGATCTTGAAAAG CAACAAAAATTAATTGAGGAGGTAAAAGAATATAAG AGGCAGATTTTGTATCAGCAACGTCTAATAAATGAGTCAAGCTCAAAGCGACAG AAAATGGCAGAACAATCATCGAATGGAGCAATGATTGCAGAGTCACTTCCCTCACTTAGAGCACATGGTGGCAGTAGCGATCTTTGCAAGTTTGTTCTCCAG AATGAGTTTGTCCTGGATGGAGCTCGAGTCATGGGCATAGATGCATCCAGCCAGATTATAGTAGCTTCTGGAAGGGCTCCTGGAGTTAGTGCTGAACATGTCCTTACCAAG ATCTGCATGTTCTCTAGACAGGAAACAAAAGTCCGCCTTCCGCCTAACACTAAAGCTGTCAGGGATATTTGTATAACTCCTGGGGGCCTTGCTATTTTTGCATCTCTTGGCAGGAAATTGTCACTTCTCAG CATGACAACCAACAATGTTGTCCTTCAGTATGATCTACCG GCTCCAGGCTGGTCCTGTTCAGGGGATCAAACTGGCCCCAATCACGTATATGCTGGATTACAG AATGGCATGCTTTTGGTCTTTGATACCCGCCAAACTAAAGGACCACTGCACTCCTTGAGTGGCCTATCTACAAACCCAGTTCATACAATCCACTCTGTCGTAGATGATAGCGGTTCCACGAAGATCATCTCTGCTTCTTCCATAGGACCCTGCATTTGGGATGTAGATGGCAGTGAAAATAG GCCAAATTTGCTTACCGGGATGGAAAACCAAGGGGTCTGCATATCCCTTGCATGTGCCGCTCCATCAAGTGATCTGATTGTGGCTTCCTTCCGTCCGAGGGTCGAGTTTTCGGGCGATGGCAGTGCATCTCAAATGGGTATATCACAATCACCGACTCTCTCCAGTTCTGGGAAGCTCGGGTGCCACGCTCTCCTGAGGAGGAAGAGCAGCACATCCTTCGTGAAAGAGCAGATCTGCAACGGCAACGTGAGTGAGCTGCGGATGTCGAAGTCCGCAATCTTACCCTGCAGCGGAACCGACCAACGCCTCTTTGCCTACGGCGACGAGTCGCTGCGCGGAGTTCGCACGTGGCGGCTGCCTTCGTTTCAGCCGCTCGCTGATCTCAGGCCGCACCGCCAACCTATCCTTGACCTGAGGTTTGCGGAGAGCTCCACCGGGGAGAAGTACCTCGGGTGCTTGAGCGAGGAGAAGCTGCAGGTCTTCAGAATTAGGTCGTAG
- the LOC123127379 gene encoding E3 ubiquitin-protein ligase RFWD3 isoform X1: MPASGTRSRGRPPQPVEEGARDAEAPVEEAGELGADGDAAVSALPAHPVSSSSSGEDDGEEAGDGDDEDAEGPLLPSCPVCMNAWTADGEHRVSCIPCGHVYGRSCLEKWLAQCGKKSATCPQCGKMFRQKNIINLYAPEIVVPNNDLEKQVLSLRDKNEFLENQQQKLIEEVKEYKRQILYQQRLINESSSKRQKMAEQSSNGAMIAESLPSLRAHGGSSDLCKFVLQNEFVLDGARVMGIDASSQIIVASGRAPGVSAEHVLTKICMFSRQETKVRLPPNTKAVRDICITPGGLAIFASLGRKLSLLSMTTNNVVLQYDLPAPGWSCSGDQTGPNHVYAGLQNGMLLVFDTRQTKGPLHSLSGLSTNPVHTIHSVVDDSGSTKIISASSIGPCIWDVDGSENRPNLLTGMENQGVCISLACAAPSSDLIVASFRPRVEFSGDGSASQMGISQSPTLSSSGKLGCHALLRRKSSTSFVKEQICNGNVSELRMSKSAILPCSGTDQRLFAYGDESLRGVRTWRLPSFQPLADLRPHRQPILDLRFAESSTGEKYLGCLSEEKLQVFRIRS; the protein is encoded by the exons ATGCCGGCGTCCGGGACGCGCTCCCGGGGCCGGCCGCCgcagccggtggaggagggggcgcgcgacgcagaagcgccggtggaggaggcgggcgAGCTCGGCGCCGACGGCGATGCGGCGGTTAGTGCGTTACCGGCTCACCCGGTGAGCTCTTCCAGCTCGGGTGAGGACGATGGGGAGGAGGCGGGGGATGGGGATGATGAGGACGCGGAGGGGCCGCTCCTCCCCAGCTGCCCCGTGTGTATGAACGCGTGGACCGCCGATGGCGAGCATCGCGTAAG TTGCATTCCTTGTGGACATGTCTACGGCAGATCTTGCTTAGAAAAATGGTTAGCACAGTGTGGGAAGAAAAGTGCCACG TGTCCTCAGTGCGGCAAGATGTTTAGACAAAAGAACATTATCAACCTCTATGCACCAGAGATTGTTGTTCCAAATAATGATCTTGAAAAG CAAGTATTATCATTGAGAGATAAAAATGAATTTCTTGAGAATCAA CAACAAAAATTAATTGAGGAGGTAAAAGAATATAAG AGGCAGATTTTGTATCAGCAACGTCTAATAAATGAGTCAAGCTCAAAGCGACAG AAAATGGCAGAACAATCATCGAATGGAGCAATGATTGCAGAGTCACTTCCCTCACTTAGAGCACATGGTGGCAGTAGCGATCTTTGCAAGTTTGTTCTCCAG AATGAGTTTGTCCTGGATGGAGCTCGAGTCATGGGCATAGATGCATCCAGCCAGATTATAGTAGCTTCTGGAAGGGCTCCTGGAGTTAGTGCTGAACATGTCCTTACCAAG ATCTGCATGTTCTCTAGACAGGAAACAAAAGTCCGCCTTCCGCCTAACACTAAAGCTGTCAGGGATATTTGTATAACTCCTGGGGGCCTTGCTATTTTTGCATCTCTTGGCAGGAAATTGTCACTTCTCAG CATGACAACCAACAATGTTGTCCTTCAGTATGATCTACCG GCTCCAGGCTGGTCCTGTTCAGGGGATCAAACTGGCCCCAATCACGTATATGCTGGATTACAG AATGGCATGCTTTTGGTCTTTGATACCCGCCAAACTAAAGGACCACTGCACTCCTTGAGTGGCCTATCTACAAACCCAGTTCATACAATCCACTCTGTCGTAGATGATAGCGGTTCCACGAAGATCATCTCTGCTTCTTCCATAGGACCCTGCATTTGGGATGTAGATGGCAGTGAAAATAG GCCAAATTTGCTTACCGGGATGGAAAACCAAGGGGTCTGCATATCCCTTGCATGTGCCGCTCCATCAAGTGATCTGATTGTGGCTTCCTTCCGTCCGAGGGTCGAGTTTTCGGGCGATGGCAGTGCATCTCAAATGGGTATATCACAATCACCGACTCTCTCCAGTTCTGGGAAGCTCGGGTGCCACGCTCTCCTGAGGAGGAAGAGCAGCACATCCTTCGTGAAAGAGCAGATCTGCAACGGCAACGTGAGTGAGCTGCGGATGTCGAAGTCCGCAATCTTACCCTGCAGCGGAACCGACCAACGCCTCTTTGCCTACGGCGACGAGTCGCTGCGCGGAGTTCGCACGTGGCGGCTGCCTTCGTTTCAGCCGCTCGCTGATCTCAGGCCGCACCGCCAACCTATCCTTGACCTGAGGTTTGCGGAGAGCTCCACCGGGGAGAAGTACCTCGGGTGCTTGAGCGAGGAGAAGCTGCAGGTCTTCAGAATTAGGTCGTAG
- the LOC123127402 gene encoding arsenate reductase 2.1 yields MARSVPYVSAAKLVSMARGNRVAIIDVRDEERSYQAHIAGSHHFASGSFAARMPELVLATSGKDTLVFHCALSQVRGPSCARMFSDYLSESKEDSGIKNIMVLERGFNGWEISGQPVCHCKDAPCKGTCS; encoded by the exons ATGGCGCGAAGCGTGCCGTACGTGTCGGCGGCGAAGCTGGTGTCCATGGCGCGGGGGAACCGGGTGGCCATCATCGACGTCAG GGATGAGGAGAGGAGCTATCAAGCGCACATCGCGGGGTCGCACCACTTCGCCAGCGGCAGCTTCGCGGCGCGGATGCCGGAGCTAGTGCTGGCCACCAGCGGCAAGGACACCCTCGTCTTCCACTGCGCGCTCAGCCAG GTGCGAGGTCCGTCCTGTGCTCGGATGTTTTCAGACTATCTATCAGAGTCCAAGGAAGATTCGGGGATAAAGAACATCATGGTGCTTGAACGTGGGTTCAATGGATGGGAGATTTCTGGCCAACCCGTGTGCCACTGCAAAGATGCTCCTTGCAAAGGCACATGCTCTTGA